In the Ilumatobacteraceae bacterium genome, one interval contains:
- a CDS encoding nitroreductase family protein: MSSFGGRSFEEVVRGRRMTRAFRTDPLPAGMLDELIDLASRAPSAGKTQGWHAVALEGDQTSTFWDITLPEPRRSTFRWQRLPDAPVILLPFADPQAYVDRYAEPDKARTGLGSGTDAWPVPYWTIDTSMAVMNLLLAAEDAGLGALFFGVFRGEEQLRAAIGVPARLQLLGAVALGYPAGDHDGAGRSSGRARRRPDEIIHRGRWSHPPAADGR; the protein is encoded by the coding sequence ATGAGTTCGTTCGGGGGTCGGTCGTTCGAGGAGGTGGTTCGTGGACGGCGGATGACCCGGGCGTTCCGGACCGATCCGCTGCCCGCCGGGATGCTCGACGAGCTGATCGACCTGGCGAGCCGGGCGCCCAGCGCCGGCAAGACGCAGGGCTGGCACGCCGTGGCGCTCGAGGGTGATCAGACGTCGACGTTCTGGGACATCACGCTGCCAGAGCCCCGACGATCGACGTTCCGGTGGCAGCGTCTGCCCGACGCCCCGGTGATCCTGCTGCCGTTCGCCGATCCGCAGGCATACGTCGACCGATACGCCGAACCGGACAAGGCTCGTACCGGACTGGGATCGGGCACGGACGCCTGGCCCGTGCCGTACTGGACCATCGACACGTCGATGGCGGTCATGAACCTGCTCCTGGCCGCCGAGGACGCGGGGCTCGGCGCGCTGTTCTTCGGTGTGTTCCGCGGCGAAGAACAGCTGCGAGCAGCGATCGGGGTGCCGGCGCGTCTCCAACTGCTGGGGGCCGTCGCGCTCGGGTACCCGGCAGGAGACCACGACGGCGCCGGCCGCAGCTCGGGGCGGGCGAGGCGTCGGCCCGACGAGATCATCCACCGGGGACGATGGTCGCACCCTCCGGCAGCGGACGGCCGGTGA